The Tautonia rosea genome includes a region encoding these proteins:
- a CDS encoding SDR family oxidoreductase translates to MASKNLLNEPTPPFEPQTQNPPGLDAEMTPRPRHSAEAYKAAGKLTDQVALITGGDSGIGAAVAILFAREGADVAIVYLPEEQRDAEHVRQHVEKIGRRCLCIPGDLKDSSFCNQAVEQTVRKLGKLDILVNNAAYMPKRTNFDDITDDDLDKVFRTNVYSFFYMTRAAVKHLKPGAAIINTGSVAGMEGSKAILDYSASKAAVHAFTKALAQMLVDRQIRVNCVAPGPVWTPLNASARDADEMAEYGGNVPMGRPGQPEEMAPAFVYFASNPDSSYVTGEVLSLYGGVTQAG, encoded by the coding sequence ATGGCATCCAAGAACCTGTTGAATGAACCGACTCCGCCCTTTGAACCCCAGACTCAGAACCCTCCCGGCCTTGACGCCGAAATGACCCCTCGGCCCAGGCACTCGGCCGAGGCGTACAAGGCAGCGGGGAAGCTGACCGATCAGGTGGCCCTCATCACCGGTGGCGATTCCGGGATCGGCGCAGCGGTGGCCATCCTCTTCGCCAGGGAAGGGGCGGACGTGGCGATCGTCTACCTCCCCGAGGAACAACGAGACGCCGAGCACGTCCGTCAACACGTCGAGAAAATCGGCCGCCGCTGTCTTTGCATCCCCGGCGATCTGAAAGATTCATCCTTCTGTAATCAGGCCGTTGAGCAGACTGTTCGGAAGCTCGGAAAGCTTGATATCCTCGTCAACAATGCCGCCTATATGCCCAAACGCACAAACTTTGACGACATTACCGACGACGACCTCGACAAGGTGTTCCGAACCAACGTCTACTCCTTTTTCTACATGACTCGGGCTGCTGTGAAGCACCTGAAACCTGGCGCCGCGATCATCAACACCGGATCAGTTGCCGGGATGGAAGGCTCCAAGGCGATCCTCGACTACTCCGCGAGCAAGGCCGCTGTCCATGCCTTCACCAAGGCGCTGGCCCAGATGCTCGTCGATCGCCAGATCCGGGTCAACTGCGTCGCACCCGGCCCCGTCTGGACCCCGTTGAATGCATCGGCTCGCGATGCTGACGAAATGGCCGAGTACGGCGGCAACGTGCCGATGGGTCGTCCGGGACAGCCTGAGGAGATGGCACCAGCCTTTGTTTACTTCGCGTCGAACCCTGACAGCAGCTACGTCACCGGCGAGGTTCTTTCGCTTTACGGCGGCGTGACCCAGGCCGGCTAA